The following is a genomic window from Alkaliphilus sp. B6464.
AATCTCCTTCTTTAGCCTTTTCGTAGGATTCTAAAAGAGTAGGTATTTGTTTTAAAATATTTTTTGTTAATACATAAAGCATAATCGATAATATAATAATAGCGGAAAACATAGAAATAATAAAAATATTACGGAATGATATTAGACTTCCCTCTGCTTCTTTAACTGGTACTACAAGAATAGCACCCCACTTACTATTGCCTACTGGTGTGTAAGATATGTAAGTTTCCTCTCCGTCTATAATAAATTTATCCACATAAGGATTTCCCGCTGAAACAACTTCTGAAACATTCTCCCATCCGTTTTCTAAATCATTAATATCTTTCTCCAGTATCATATCTTTATTATTATGATAAACAAATCTTGACTGACTATCTAACAATATGGCATGTCCACTTTCGTTATAAGTAAAACTGCTTAAAATTTGTGAAATTCTATCTAGAGTGATATCTACCCCTGCAACAGCAATAATCTTTCCATCTTTACTATATATAGGAGTGCTTACAGTAAGAACCAATTCTCCAGTTATAGCATCTATATATGGATCAGTAATAACAGTATTATTACTTGCAATTGCTTGTTTATACCAATCCCTATCCTTAGTACTATAGTCTGATGCTGTTTTAAATTCATCATAGGTAATTAAATGATTAATCTTTCCAACCCCAACATAAACATTCAATAAATCCTCATTGCTATCCTTTATGAGTTTTAATGTGTTAACAAGACTTCTATACCCATCAACTGTATAAATAGTGTCTTCATTCATGTCTTGCTCCAAGAAATCTTTTATGTAATGGTTCATATTCAATTGATGAATATTTTTTTCTGCCGTAGATAGAACATCTACGGTTCTAACCGCAATATTTTCTCTAGCATACCCTAACTCATTTTTAATATGATTTACTAAAATATTTTCTGTATTAGTATAAATAACTCCAGAAACAACTGAAAAGGCTAAGCTAACAGTAAGTATAACAACTAAAAATATCTTTGTCCTAATACTCATTTTCATATCCGTCATTTTCTCAACCACCTTCTCTTTTATTTATGTTAGAATATTAATAATATTTCTTTATTATATCATCTTTAGGGGCAAAAAAATAGACATTTTGGCTTAAATTGGCATAGGAGGTCAAGAAGCTTTTTATCCTGTATTGTGATTTTAGAACTTATTTTTGGGATATATATTATATTAGGTAGAGAGGAGAGAGTGTAATTATGAAAATTCAATTTTTAGGAGCTGCAAAGGTTGTTACTGGATCTAGTATATTAATTACATCAAATAAGTATAATATTTTATTAGACTGTGGATTATTTCAAGGAAGTGAGGATTTAGAAACTTTAAATAAGGATGATTTTCCATTTAATCCATCTGAAATAGACTTCCTGCTTCTAAGTCATTCCCATATAGATCATAGTGGGAGGACCCCAAAGCTTGTTAAAGAAGGCTTTAGGGGAAAAATCCTCTGTACTAAAGCAACCAAAGACCTTTGTGAAATTATGCTAGTAGATAGTGCACATATTCAAGAAAGTGATACAGAGTGGGAAAATCGCAAAGCAAAAAGATCTGGTAAGCCACCAGTTAAGCCCTTATATACTATCGAAGATGCTCTTTTAAGCCTTCGCTATTTTGAATCTGCCCTATATGATCAAAAAATAAAATTAAATGAAGAAATATCTATACGCTTCCGTGATGCAGGGCATATATTAGGATCTTCAATAATTGAAATATGGATTGAGGAAGATAAAGATACTGTGAAAATAGTATTCTCAGGAGATTTAGGTATGAAAAATAAGCCTCTTATTCGTGATCCACAAATAGTTGAAGATGCAGACTACCTTATTTTAGAATCTACCTACGGTAATAGGGTTCATGAAAATGTGGAAAAGCGAATGGAAAAGCTTACGGATATTATAAATAAAACAGTATTAAGGGGAGGAACAGTGCTCATCCCTTCATTTGCTGTTGGACGAACTCAAGAATTAATTTATGAACTAAAACAATATTATGAAAATAACAATGATCTAGATACATTTATGAAAGTTCCCATATATATAGATAGTCCTATGGCTATTTCTGCCACTCAAATTTTTAAAAAGAATTCCTATTCTTTTGATGAAAAAGCTAAAGATATTATTTTAAGTGGCAATAATCCATTAGACTTTGAAAACCTTTACTTTGTTAGGGATCATAAGGAATCCATGGCTTTAAACAATTCAGATTTTCCTAAAGTTATCATATCCGCTAGTGGAATGTGTACAGCTGGTAGAATACGCCATCATCTAAAGCATAATTTATGGAAAGCTAAAAATAGTGTTGTATTTGTCGGTTATCAGGCAAATGGAACATTAGGACGTATTTTAAAAGATGGTGCTAAGTCTGTAAAACTACTAGGAGAGACAATAGCTGTGCTATCTGAGATATACAGCGTTGAAGGCTTTTCTGGTCATATAGATCAGCCTGGAATTTTAGAATGGCTACGAGGTTTTAAGAAAAAACCTAAAAAAGTATTTTTAGTCCATGGTGAAGAAGATTCATTAAATACACTTTCAAAACTTATTGAAGAAAAGCTAGATATGTCTACTACAATTCCTAATATGGGATATATGTTCCAAATAGAAAACGAAGTGCTAAAAGCTTACTCTGGTGAGGTATTAGAACCGATTAAAAGAAAGGAAAATATTAAAAAGGAACTACAAGAAGTCTACGACCAATTTGAGAATCTCTCTTCCCAAACTAATAAATTTATAAATGATAGCTTATTAGAAAAAGAATATGATACATTGAAGAATAAGCTCATAGATCTTCAAAGAGAACTTTTAGACTTAGGTATGATACTAGGCAGTAGAAAGTAATAAATATATGCTAAAGTAATGTAAACAATCTGTATTAAACAAAATAATGCTCTTATCTGGCAAAATTATAAATAATAAGCCACATAAGAGCATTTTTGATTGTTATATTAACTAATGATATTTTAAGAATCATTTCTGATTAATTATATACATTAAGATAAATATATTTAAAAAATCATAGCTCCTAAAATACCTGCGATTAGTAATGGTATATTGTAGTGAATAAAAGTCGGCACACATGTATCCCAAATGTGATCGTGCTTACCATCCACATTTAATCCTGCAGTTGGTCCTAGAGTACTGTCAGAAGCTGGCGATCCTGCATCACCTAATGCAGCAGCAGTACCAATTAATATAATAGTTGCAGGTATACTAAATCCTATTATAGATGCTAAGGGAACATAAATGGCAGCAATTATTGGAATAGTACCAAATGAGGTTCCAATACCTATTGTTATAATAAGCCCAACTAAAACCATTATGGATGCAGCTATTAGCTTACTTCCTCCCATAAGACCTGCGGCACCTTCTACTAAAGCTTGGACTCCTCCAGTTTCTCTTAGTACTGCGCCATAACCAGAAGCAGCAAGCATAACAAATGCAATAAATCCCATCATACCTATGCCGCTATTAATTATGCTATCAATATCCTTCCATCTAATAGCTCCAAATATAACCATAATCGCTAGACTTACAATAGCACCTAGAGGTAGTGATTCAAATTTTATTTGAATCACTAGAGCTGATACTGCTCCAATTAGTGAAACCCAATGAGTTCTATTCATTTTAATTATAACTTCTGTTTCCTTACTTGTACCCTTATCAACTTCTCCTTCCAAGTCTACATATTCTCTAGGCTTTCTGTAGGTAAATAGAATTGCTATTAATAAGCCTATTACCATAGAAAGTCCTGGTAACCACATTACTCTCCATATATCGCCAGTAACTACCGGCATTCCATTTGCAATCATCTCATCTCTTATAATGTTATGAAACATAAGTCCAAAACCAACTGGGAGTGCTACATATGGAGCCTTTAACCCAAATGTTAATGCACATGCAACAGCTCTTCTATCTATTTTTAGCTTATTCATTACCATAATCAATGGAGGTATTAATATTGGTATAAATGCAATGTGTACAGGAATAAGGTTTTGCGAGAATATACTTACTATTGCGATAATTCCTACTAAGATAATTCCTTTTCCCTTAACCCAGCCAGAAATTTTCTTTGCTAATATTTCTGCAACACCAGTAGTATGAATAGCGGCAGCCAAAGCTCCTAACAGAATATAACTCAGAGCTGTTTCTGAATTCCCCCCCATACCACCTATTAAAACTTTCATAGTGTCAGCAATAGGCATCCCTGCTGCTAACCCACCTACTAAAGCTGCTATTAGTAGAGAAAGTATTACGTTTAACTTTAGTAAACATAAAATTGACATAACAAGAACAGATAAAATAACTGGGTTTGTTAACATTTTCTCCTCCTCCTTATTACTTTTTGATATAATTACTAATACATGCTTTTATGGTGTATTTATTCACATCCTTTCATTAATATTCTAAACTGAAATGTTTAACTATGGCAAAATAAACATTACGCCCTACTGATAATGCATAATTAGTTATAGTTTGAATTTTATTATAATATACATATTAACAATAGTCTATATACCAAATTCTAGATTTATCTTGGTCAAAAGGATAATTTTATAATTTATATTATGTGCAATTAACATTTTAAATTACTACCTTATTTTTTTAAAGCAGTAATATAAGAAATCATACTTACTTAAATTATAAAAAATAAAATAGAGATCTACACCTTATAGTGTAGATCTCTATTTTGAGCTTTAAAGGTAGCATTGTATTTACAATTTTACTTCACCTTTTCTATTAACTTACCAATATCTCTATTAATTTCTTCAACATTCAGATCCTCAATAACTGAATCTTCCAGCCCATACTTTTCCTTTAGTTTTAATATTTTATATACACTTTCATCTATTCTATCTATTGAAATAACACCAATATCGATCCCTGCCTTTATTGCATTAAACACAGTTACCGCTTTTTCGTAATTATGACCTACTAGAATTATGTCTGTCCCTGCTTTAATAGATCTAACAGCTGCATCACCTATGTTATAATTCTTTTCTATAGCCCCCATCGTCATATCATCTGTAATAACTACACCTTCAAATTTTAACTTATCCCTTAATATGTCGTTAATAACCATACTAGACATAGAAGCAGGGTACTCGGGATCTATCTGGGACATAAGAATATGAGATACCATAACCACATCTGCTCCATTATCTATAGTGTGTTTAAATGGTACAATCTCAAAATCCATTATTCTTTTTAAATCATGATCTACAACTGGTAGTCCAATATGTGAATCAACACTAGTATCTCCATGCCCTGGAAAATGCTTAATTACAGGTATTACACCTTCCTCATTAATTCCCTTAAACATTTCAAATCCCATAGTTGAAACAACTTCTATTGTACCTCCAAAGGATCTATTCCCTATTACAGGATTTAATGGATTACTATCTATATCTAATACAGGTGCAAAATTCATATTATATCCAAACTTTTTTACTGTCTGCCCTAATAATCTACCAGCTTCAAAGGCTAAACTACTATCCTTTGTTTTACCTATGCTTCTTGCTGTAGGAAGTTTTTTAACCTCATTAGGATTTCTGCTGACAGATCCACCTTCCTCATCTACTGAAATAAACAAAGGCGCTTTATTAGAAGAATTGCTACTTTTTAAAGAGTTTATTAAAGATAATAGCTGATTGCTATCCTTCACATTTTTCCTATACAATATTATTCCACCTACATGGTAAGATTGTATAAGTTCCTTTATATTATCATTTACATCATAGCCATCCATACCTACTAAAACTAATTGTCCAATTTTTTCGTCTAATGTCATTTCTTCTATTCGCAATCCTACTTGATCTATAGGCTCTTCTTTCTCTTGATTATGGCTTTCCATTATTTTCTCTTCCTCTTCATTATTTTCTTCTACTTGCTTTGGATTATCGTTATTTCCAGCTTCTATTGGTGTGTTTATACTGGTGCAACCAATTGATAAAACTATTGTCATCGCAAGTACAGATGTCAGAACAGCTTTTTTATTAATCATTTTTATCCCCTCTAATTCAAGTATCGTGTAGTCTTTCATAAATATTTATCCGATGACTTTGCGTTCTGTCGGAGTAAAAACTCCTCTGAACTGATTCTTAGTTTATAGCTAACTAATTTACTGTTAATAATATTGACGATAAATGGTAAAAATAAGTTTTTTTATTGCATTATATCAGAACACCCTATTATACTTACAATACACTAAAAATTCAAATAAAAAATTAAAATTTCATTAAGAAATTTACTATTAATAATGATAAAAAACGCCCTCAGATTTATCCTTATCCATAAAATTGGCAAAGGTAAATCTAAGGGCTTTAAAATATTAAGCTACAGTTTTGAAATTTCATAGAAGGTTTCTAGGGCTAAAATAATCTCGTTTTCCTCACCCTTCATTTCCTCACTACCTTCATCAACTAAATTATTAATACTATCCTTAGTACTTTCCTCAAATAACACAACATTGTTCAATATACTTGCGACCTTAATACCTCTTAAATTTCCTAGGGTAAATAGGGTTGCAGTTTCCATATCTGACCCTAATACTTGTTTCCTACTCCAATATTTCGATAGTTCCTCACAATCATCTATGTAAAAGGAATCATGACTTCTAACTATTCCACTATGAAACTTATAATTCAATTCCTTTGCCTTCTTCACCATAATGCTGATTAATTCTAAGTCACAGGATGCAGGATAAGTAGATTCAACATACATTTTAGATGCTCCTTCATCCCTAACAGCAGATATAGGAATAATAAGATCCCCAATATTAATATTCCTTTGAAGAGCTCCACAGCTTCCAACTCTAATTATATATTTAGCTCCTATAGCACAATGCTCCTCTATAGCAATAGCTGCAGAAGCCCCACCTATTCCCGTTGATGTGGCAGTAACTTTTACTCCCCTATAATATCCGGTTATAGTCTTAAACTCTCTATTGTAGCTAACTTCTCTTACTTCTTCTAGAAAAGTAGCTATTTTGTCTACTCTTTTAGGATCTCCTGGCATAATGACCATAGTTGAAACATCTTCTTTACTGCATCGTATATGAGGTTGTAACATATCATTCATCTCCCTTAATACTTTTTAAATATAATTCAGGCAATACTTCCAATAGGCTAGGATTAATAAATAAAGATTGGGATATTTTTTCTAAAGTACATCCTCCATCAAACCATAATGCACTATCTGCCATTAAATCGCTAGAATTATCACTTACAATCCAATATCCTAACAATTCATTATCACGGTATATCAACTTAGCAAAACCATCTAACTCTTTGGCATAACCCCTATATAAATTTCTTAAATTAACCTTTGAAACCTTATAATCTTCAGTTTTTAAATCATTTTCATTTTTTCCTATACCAGATATTTCCTGTAGAGTAAATATACTTCTAGGAAGTGAGCTATAGTTTTTATTAATTTCTTTTCCTGTACATAGATATTTTGCTAAAGATAGCCCTTGATTATATGCAACATGGGCCATACCTAGCATACCATTAACATCGCCAATAGCATAAATATTTTCTACAGAAGTTTTTAAGTTATTGTCTACATGGATTTTATTTTCATCACAGATTATCGCTAAATCCTCTAGACCGTTTATCTTATTTAGCTTTCTAATGGAAGTGTATAATAAATAATCTGCTTTTATAATATTCCCTTTAGCAGTTATAGCCTTTATCTTATCTCCATCTTCCAAAGCGTCTGTAATATCATCTTCACAGTAAAAATTAACATTTTTAGTTCTAAGTCTTTCTACCAAGCTATTCTTTAAGTCTGTATCTGAATCCTGTAGAATATCTACTTCACGAAAGACCATATCTATCTTTACCCCGTAGGAAGAATATATATCTGCAATTTCTACAGCTTCTACCCCGCCACCTACTATTAATAATTCTTGAGGTAAATTTTCTAGATCTATTAATTCCTTATGACTAATTGCTCTTTTACAATTTTTAAGTACAACTGGAGATGTACCTGTGGCGAGTACAAAAATTTCAGAAAGCAAATGTTCTTCTCCTACTTTAAATGTATTTCTATCTAAAAATTCACCATCTCCAAAATATAAATCTATTCCTTCTAATTCATCCTCTATACAGGCTTGCAGACCTAATATTTTTTCGCGACCTCTTTTATATACATCATTTAAATTAATATTTAAATCTACTCCATAGGATTTTACAACTTTTTTACTCTTTAAAAAGTCTAATAAATTATCTTTATGTACCTTTACAGGCAGACAACCTGTAGAAATAGCTGTCCCACCTAATCTTGATTTTTCCACTATAGCGATCTTTTTCCCATATTTGTTATAAGTTCTTGCAAAGGTTATTCCTGCTATTCCCGATCCTATTACTACTGCATCATACTTCACTGCTTTTTCTCCTTTGGAATGTTTTTTGAGATACTATAAATAATACAACAATTGTCGCTATATATGGGATCATTTGAGTAAATTGTGACGGTATTCCAACACTTTGAAGTCTAATGCCAAGAGCATCAAAAAATCCAAACAATAGGGCTGCAAAAAAAGCTTTTATTGGATGAGAAGAACCAAATATAATAACAGAAAGTGCTATAAAGCCTTTGTTAGCACTCATGTTTTCAGTAAATAGGGTCAAATATCCAAGAGATAAATGGGCTCCAGCAAATCCGCAAAGTATTCCACAGAGTATAGAACTAATATATTTCATTTTCTTAGGGCTAACTCCTGCTGTCTCTAAAGCCGCTGGGCTTTCACCAGATGCTCTAAGCCAATATCCCATAGGTGTCTTAAATAAAAATATGTAAACTAATATTACTAATATCCAGCTTATATAAACGAAAATTGAGTGATTATTAAATATTGCATCTAAAACCGGAAACTTTGCTAAAAAACCTATGTTTATGTCTGGTAGTGGAATAATATCTGGAGATGAAAATGCTCCCTTTACACCAAAAATTGTTCTAAGTAAAAATACAGTAAGGCCAGCACCTAATATATTAATAGCAACCCCTATAACAAACTCGTCAGATTTTAGCTCTATAACAAATATACCAAATAAAAGCCCTATTAAAATTCCTGAAATAACCGCTAAGCCTACTCCCATTGCAGAACTGGCAAAGAAATAACTCCCAACAACAGCAAAGAAGGCACCAAGAAGAATCATTCCTTCCATCCCTATATTTAAAATACCAGACTGCATGGTTAATAGCCCTCCCAATGCGGCTAATATAAGTGGTGTAGCCGTCCTTATCATGTTTTGCAATAAAGATAAGTTAAAAATATCTTTCATATAGTCTATGCCCCTTTCTTACTAAGATTTTTTCTTTTGAAAAATTCCTTAAATCCAGTTTCACCTGCCATAAATAAAATAATAAGTGCTTGGATAACTGCTACAAGCTCGGATGATATACCAGTTTCCAATTCCATTACTACAGAACCTGTTTTTAAAGCGGCAAAAAATATGGACATAATAATAATTCCTAAAGGATTGTTTTTTACAATTAAAGCTATTAACATTCCGTCAAAGGCATATCCTTTTGAAAGATTTGGTAAAAATCTATAGTGAAGTCCATACACTTCAAAGGCTCCTGCTATACCACATAGTGCACCCGAGATTAACATTGCTACTATCATATACTTTTCTGTAGCAAGACCCATATACTTAGCAAATAGGTTATTCTCTCCGATCATTTTAAAATCATAGCCATAGGAAGTTTTCTTAATTAAATAATAAATAAATATGGCAATCATAGCTGTATAAATAATACTAGTGTTAAGCTTTGACACATCCATAAGCTTTGAGAATTTATACTGATCCGCAATAAGGTTTGAGCCTCCCATACTACCATCTGTTGCCTTAAAAGGATAATTAACTAAATATCCAGTAAATAGCATAGCAATACTGTTAAGCATAACACACACAATTACTTCATCAATTTTAAATTTAACTTTAAGTATAGCGGGTATGTAGCTTAAAGCAGCACCAGCAATAGCAGCACATATTGTGGCTAAGATAACACCTAGGGATACAGGTAAACCTTTAAATGTAAATCCTATGTATGTTGCAGCAAAGGCACCAAGATATAGTTGACCCTCACCTCCAATATTGAAAATCCCCGTCATAAATGCTATAGCCGTAGCAAGACCAGTTAAAATAAGAGGTACTGTTTTTGTAAAGGTAGTCGCCAATGCATATTTACTACCAAATGCTCCAGTAATAAGTGCACCATAGCCTTGAATAGGGTTTTTACCATTAAAAATCATAATGATACCCCCTAATATTAGTGCTAATAATATAGAAGCTGTTATAGACAAAATATATTCACCATCTAACTTAAATTTATTCATTAGGAATTCACCTCTTTCGATCTATTTCCAGTCATATAATAGCCTATATCACTTTTATCTATTTCATCGGTATTAAACTCTCCTGTAATTTTTCCTTCATACATAGTTATAATTCTATCTGATAATCTAAATATTTCATCTAACTCTGCAGATACTAGCAATACTGCACAGCCTTCATTTCGTTTTTTTATAATTTCCTCATGTATAAATTCTATAGCACCTATGTCTACTCCCCTAGTTGGTTGGGATATCAATAATACTTTAGAATCAAAAGAAAACTCCCTAGCAATGACTACTTTTTGCATATTTCCTCCAGATAGATTTTCTACTTTTACATTTTCACTGGCTGTTCTTACATCAAACTTATCTATAAGTTTCTTTGAAAAGTTTCTTACAATATCAGATTTAAGATGTATACCTTTCTTTGCAAATGGCTCAGTATGCTGTTTACCCATAAGCATATTTTCCATAATAGAACCTTTTCCATTTAAACCAGTAGACATTCTATCTTCAGCTATATGAGAAACCCCTATATTTCTAATTTGATTAGTATTGAATTTAGTAGTATCTGTATTTAATATTTCCACCCTTCCGCCTTCTATAGGAGTCATACCACTTATAGCTTCTATTAGCTCCGTTTGTCCATTTCCTTCTATCCCTGCAACTCCGAGAATTTCACCAGCTTTTACTTGAAATGAAACTCCATTTAAAGCCATAAACCCTCTTTTATCCTTAGCTTTTAAATTATCAACTTGTACAAGCACTTCTCCCTGTTTATTTTCCTTGTGTAGTTTATCGAATAAAACTTCTTTCCCTACCATCATTTCAGATAAAATCTTTTCATCAACCTCATTAGTATTTTTAATTCCTATAAGCTTACCTGCCCTCATAACTGCTACTCTATTAGATATAGCAAGAACCTCATTTAGCTTATGAGTAATTATTATTACGGTTTTACCCATCTCTTTTACTAATCGTCTAATTACAACAAATAATTCTTCAGTTTCCTGGGGTGTAAGTACAGCAGTAGGCTCGTCTAATATAAGCACATCTGCACCTCTGTATAGGGTTTTTAATATTTCAACTCTTTGCTGAATACCAACTGATACCATCTCTACAGGAAGTTTAGGGTCTACTTTAAGTCCATATTCCTCACTAATCTTTTTAGTGTTTTCAATAGCTTTTTTTTCATCAACAAAAATATTCTTTTTTCTTATTTCCATACCTAATACAACATTTTGCGCTATTGTAAAGGATGGAACTAGCATAAAGTGCTGATGAACCATTCCCACTCCTTTATCTATAGCAGTTTTTGGATTAAAATTCTGTATTTTTTCTCCCTTAATGTATACTTCACCAGCAGTAGGTTTATAAAGACCATACATAATTTTCATCAATGTTGATTTTCCAGCCCCATTTTCTCCTACGATGGCAAATACTTCACCTTTATTAATTTCTAGGGATATATTATCATTTGCCAGCACTCCTGGAAATTGTTTAGTAATATTTTTTAATTCTATTACAGTTTCTGCCATATGCTCCCTCCTTATCAATCTATGTATGAAAAACGAAGAAGCCTTCAGACTTCTTCGTTATAAATTATCTTATCTGGCTTCTGTTACCTTTATTTCTCCACTAATTATTTTTTCTGTAATTTCTTCTAACTTAGCTTTCATTTCATCATTAACAAATTGTTTCATATCATTTGTACCATACCCAATTCCTATACCATTTTCTTTAATTCCATAGGTTAATATTTCTCCACCCTTTACAGATCCATTTCCTATATTCTCAATTGTTTCATAAACAGATAGTCCCACATTTTTAATCATGCTATACATAATAACATCTGGGTTAATATATCTTTGGTCAGAGTCAACACCAATAGCGAACTTACCAAGGTCTTTCCCAGCTTCAAACACACCTTCACCAGTCTTTCCTGCAGCATGGAATACAATATCTGCTCCCTTATTATATATAGCTATTGCAGATTCTTTTCCCTTTGTTGGATCTTCGAAATCCCCTGCGAAAATAACATCTGCTTTAATATCAGAGTTAATATATTTCGCTCCTTCTTCATATCCGACTTGGAAGTTTCTAATAACAGGAAGATCTACACCACCAACCATACCAATATGTCCTGTCTCACTTAACATTGCAGCTAGAGCTCCAGCCAAGAAAGAACCTTCATTTTCTTTATATTGTATAGACACAATATTATCTACTCCTGTAATAGCATTATCTACATATACATATGTTTTTGTAGGAAATTGTGGCGCAATCTCTTGAATTACTTCATAGAATTCAAAGCCAACAACAACTATAATATCGCCATAATTTGAAGCTTGTACTAATTGGTCTGATAATAAAGAAAGGTCATTTTTACATTCTAATACTTTGCCTTCAACACCTAAATCTTTTTTTGCCAACTCTAGGCCTTCATTACTTGAATCGTAGAATGATCTATCTCCTAATCCACCTGAAACTACTAATCCTACCTTTACCTTTGATTCTTTAGTTACATTACCTTCA
Proteins encoded in this region:
- a CDS encoding ABC transporter permease — encoded protein: MKDIFNLSLLQNMIRTATPLILAALGGLLTMQSGILNIGMEGMILLGAFFAVVGSYFFASSAMGVGLAVISGILIGLLFGIFVIELKSDEFVIGVAINILGAGLTVFLLRTIFGVKGAFSSPDIIPLPDINIGFLAKFPVLDAIFNNHSIFVYISWILVILVYIFLFKTPMGYWLRASGESPAALETAGVSPKKMKYISSILCGILCGFAGAHLSLGYLTLFTENMSANKGFIALSVIIFGSSHPIKAFFAALLFGFFDALGIRLQSVGIPSQFTQMIPYIATIVVLFIVSQKTFQRRKSSEV
- a CDS encoding ABC transporter permease; the encoded protein is MNKFKLDGEYILSITASILLALILGGIIMIFNGKNPIQGYGALITGAFGSKYALATTFTKTVPLILTGLATAIAFMTGIFNIGGEGQLYLGAFAATYIGFTFKGLPVSLGVILATICAAIAGAALSYIPAILKVKFKIDEVIVCVMLNSIAMLFTGYLVNYPFKATDGSMGGSNLIADQYKFSKLMDVSKLNTSIIYTAMIAIFIYYLIKKTSYGYDFKMIGENNLFAKYMGLATEKYMIVAMLISGALCGIAGAFEVYGLHYRFLPNLSKGYAFDGMLIALIVKNNPLGIIIMSIFFAALKTGSVVMELETGISSELVAVIQALIILFMAGETGFKEFFKRKNLSKKGA
- a CDS encoding BMP family lipoprotein; its protein translation is MKNKIVKVISLLMVAMLVFVGCSSKPASNEGNNNEGNVTKESKVKVGLVVSGGLGDRSFYDSSNEGLELAKKDLGVEGKVLECKNDLSLLSDQLVQASNYGDIIVVVGFEFYEVIQEIAPQFPTKTYVYVDNAITGVDNIVSIQYKENEGSFLAGALAAMLSETGHIGMVGGVDLPVIRNFQVGYEEGAKYINSDIKADVIFAGDFEDPTKGKESAIAIYNKGADIVFHAAGKTGEGVFEAGKDLGKFAIGVDSDQRYINPDVIMYSMIKNVGLSVYETIENIGNGSVKGGEILTYGIKENGIGIGYGTNDMKQFVNDEMKAKLEEITEKIISGEIKVTEAR
- a CDS encoding ABC transporter ATP-binding protein, giving the protein MAETVIELKNITKQFPGVLANDNISLEINKGEVFAIVGENGAGKSTLMKIMYGLYKPTAGEVYIKGEKIQNFNPKTAIDKGVGMVHQHFMLVPSFTIAQNVVLGMEIRKKNIFVDEKKAIENTKKISEEYGLKVDPKLPVEMVSVGIQQRVEILKTLYRGADVLILDEPTAVLTPQETEELFVVIRRLVKEMGKTVIIITHKLNEVLAISNRVAVMRAGKLIGIKNTNEVDEKILSEMMVGKEVLFDKLHKENKQGEVLVQVDNLKAKDKRGFMALNGVSFQVKAGEILGVAGIEGNGQTELIEAISGMTPIEGGRVEILNTDTTKFNTNQIRNIGVSHIAEDRMSTGLNGKGSIMENMLMGKQHTEPFAKKGIHLKSDIVRNFSKKLIDKFDVRTASENVKVENLSGGNMQKVVIAREFSFDSKVLLISQPTRGVDIGAIEFIHEEIIKKRNEGCAVLLVSAELDEIFRLSDRIITMYEGKITGEFNTDEIDKSDIGYYMTGNRSKEVNS